A window of the Citrus sinensis cultivar Valencia sweet orange chromosome 9, DVS_A1.0, whole genome shotgun sequence genome harbors these coding sequences:
- the LOC102622658 gene encoding cellulose synthase-like protein E6 isoform X2, producing the protein MVPLFETKEAKARVSHKVFAATCFVGICLILIYRLVNFPKEEQGGRRRWAWIGIFMADFFFSLFWIITQSVRWSVRHHLPFKDRLSLRHEEKLPGVDIFVCTADPISEPPTLVISTVLSVMSYNYPPEKLSVYLSDDAGSEFTFYALLEASHFSKYWIPFCKKFDVEPRSPEAWFAKKLGEKDKDTTYTQACLTIKGSISKETRNQHKGFSEWNCKVTKQDHQSIVQIIVDGRDTNAVDKEGCQLPTLVYMAREKRPGCPHNFKAGAMNALIRVSSVISNGPVILNLDCDMYANDGDAIREALCFLLDEKREHEIAFVQHPQRFDNICKNDLYANSYLVVNQVELAGIDSYDAALYCGTGCFHRRESLCGAKYPKDYRNINEAKNNDNRSVDELERASKVLASCSYEKNTHWGKEMGLVYGCAAEDVVTGLTIQCRGWKSMYFKPNKPAFLGVAPVTLDIALVQMKRWSEGMFQIFLSKYCPFIYGHGKIKFGAQMGYCNYLLWAPLSLPTLFYVIVPPLCLGHGISLFPKVSSLWFIPFAYVFVAQNAYSICEALSCGHTLKSWWNLQRMQIIRRTTAFFFGFVDCIVKQMGLSQTAFAITAKVVTEDVMERYEQEMMEFESSSVMFTIVATLAMLNLFSLIGGFIDIIFLDFGALGNLMCQIILCGLMVLVNVPIYEALFIRKDKGCMPFSVMFKSMFLTSLACLLPYV; encoded by the exons ATGGTACCACTTTTCGAGACTAAGGAGGCGAAGGCTAGGGTTTCTCACAAGGTGTTCGCAGCAACATGTTTTGTGGGaatttgtttgatattgaTTTACAGATTGGTTAACTTTCCAAAAGAAGAACAAGGAGGAAGAAGGAGATGGGCTTGGATTGGCATTTTCAtggctgatttttttttcagtttgttCTGGATCATCACCCAGTCTGTTCGTTGGAGTGTAAGACACCATTTGCCTTTCAAAGACAGACTCTCCCTAAG ACATGAGGAGAAGTTACCGGGAGTTGACATTTTCGTGTGCACGGCGGACCCAATCTCAGAGCCACCAACGTTGGTGATTAGTACTGTCTTATCCGTCATGTCATATAACTATCCACCGGAAAAATTGAGTGTTTATTTGTCTGATGATGCTGGTTCAGAATTCACATTTTATGCTCTGTTAGAGGCCTCTCATTTCTCAAAGTATTGGATACCGTTCTGCAAAAAATTCGATGTTGAACCAAGGTCACCAGAAGCCTGGTTTGCTAAAAAACTTGGTGAGAAAGATAAAGATACCACTTATACTCAAGCGTGTCTAACTATCAAG GGCAGCATTTCGAAAGAAACAAGGAATCAACACAAGGGATTCTCTGAATGGAATTGTAAAGTAACGAAGCAGGATCACCAGTCAATTGTACAG ATAATAGTCGACGGGAGAGACACAAATGCAGTAGATAAAGAAGGGTGTCAATTGCCAACATTGGTTTACATGGCACGAGAAAAAAGGCCTGGATGCCCTCATAACTTCAAAGCTGGAGCCATGAATGCACTG ATAAGAGTGTCATCAGTGATAAGCAATGGACCTGTGATTCTCAATCTAGACTGTGACATGTACGCAAATGATGGAGACGCAATAAGAGAAGCCTTGTGCTTTTTATTGGATGAAAAAAGAGAACACGAAATTGCTTTTGTGCAGCATCCACAACGTTTTGACAATATCTGCAAAAATGATCTCTATGCAAATTCTTACCTTGTGGTCAATCAG GTCGAGTTAGCCGGGATTGACAGCTATGATGCAGCCTTGTACTGCGGCACCGGATGCTTCCATCGAAGAGAAAGCCTCTGCGGAGCAAAATATCCAAAGGATTATAGGAATATTAATGAGGccaaaaataatgataacagAAGTGTTGATGAATTGGAGAGGGCCTCAAAAGTTCTTGCTAGTTGTAGCTATGAGAAGAACACCCATTGGGGCAAAGAG ATGGGATTGGTGTATGGGTGTGCTGCAGAAGACGTAGTTACGGGCCTGACAATTCAATGCAGAGGATGGAAATCAATGTATTTCAAACCGAACAAACCGGCCTTCTTGGGTGTTGCTCCTGTCACCTTAGACATTGCTCTTGTTCAAATGAAGAGATGGTCTGAGGGAATGTTTcagatatttttatcaaagtaTTGCCCCTTCATTTATGGTCATGGCAAGATCAAATTTGGAGCCCAAATGGGTTACTGCAATTATCTTTTATGGGCTCCCCTCTCCTTGCCTACTCTGTTTTATGTTATTGTTCCTCCTCTTTGCTTGGGCCATGGCATTTCCTTATTTCCAAAG GTGTCAAGCCTATGGTTCATACCATTTGCATATGTTTTCGTAGCCCAGAATGCGTACAGCATATGTGAGGCGCTGAGTTGTGGCCACACACTCAAATCCTGGTGGAATTTACAGAGAATGCAGATCATCCGAAGGACTACTGCATTCTTTTTCGGGTTCGTCGACTGTATTGTCAAGCAAATGGGGCTATCCCAAACAGCATTTGCCATCACCGCCAAGGTGGTGACAGAGGATGTGATGGAGAGGTATGAGCAAGAAATGATGGAGTTTGAAAGCTCGTCCGTCATGTTCACAATTGTTGCAACACTTGCAATGCTCAATCTTTTCAGCTTAATTGGAGGATTCATCGACATCATTTTCCTGGATTTCGGAGCTCTAGGAAATCTGATGTGTCAGATTATTCTTTGCGGATTAATGGTGTTGGTCAATGTTCCCATATATGAAGCTCTCTTCATCCGCAAGGACAAGGGCTGCATGCCATTTTCTGTCATGTTCAAGTCTATGTTTTTGACTTCATTGGCATGCCTGCTGCCTTATGTATAA
- the LOC102622658 gene encoding cellulose synthase-like protein E6 isoform X1: MVPLFETKEAKARVSHKVFAATCFVGICLILIYRLVNFPKEEQGGRRRWAWIGIFMADFFFSLFWIITQSVRWSVRHHLPFKDRLSLRHEEKLPGVDIFVCTADPISEPPTLVISTVLSVMSYNYPPEKLSVYLSDDAGSEFTFYALLEASHFSKYWIPFCKKFDVEPRSPEAWFAKKLGEKDKDTTYTQACLTIKKQYQDMKTRIELAIAKGSISKETRNQHKGFSEWNCKVTKQDHQSIVQIIVDGRDTNAVDKEGCQLPTLVYMAREKRPGCPHNFKAGAMNALIRVSSVISNGPVILNLDCDMYANDGDAIREALCFLLDEKREHEIAFVQHPQRFDNICKNDLYANSYLVVNQVELAGIDSYDAALYCGTGCFHRRESLCGAKYPKDYRNINEAKNNDNRSVDELERASKVLASCSYEKNTHWGKEMGLVYGCAAEDVVTGLTIQCRGWKSMYFKPNKPAFLGVAPVTLDIALVQMKRWSEGMFQIFLSKYCPFIYGHGKIKFGAQMGYCNYLLWAPLSLPTLFYVIVPPLCLGHGISLFPKVSSLWFIPFAYVFVAQNAYSICEALSCGHTLKSWWNLQRMQIIRRTTAFFFGFVDCIVKQMGLSQTAFAITAKVVTEDVMERYEQEMMEFESSSVMFTIVATLAMLNLFSLIGGFIDIIFLDFGALGNLMCQIILCGLMVLVNVPIYEALFIRKDKGCMPFSVMFKSMFLTSLACLLPYV, from the exons ATGGTACCACTTTTCGAGACTAAGGAGGCGAAGGCTAGGGTTTCTCACAAGGTGTTCGCAGCAACATGTTTTGTGGGaatttgtttgatattgaTTTACAGATTGGTTAACTTTCCAAAAGAAGAACAAGGAGGAAGAAGGAGATGGGCTTGGATTGGCATTTTCAtggctgatttttttttcagtttgttCTGGATCATCACCCAGTCTGTTCGTTGGAGTGTAAGACACCATTTGCCTTTCAAAGACAGACTCTCCCTAAG ACATGAGGAGAAGTTACCGGGAGTTGACATTTTCGTGTGCACGGCGGACCCAATCTCAGAGCCACCAACGTTGGTGATTAGTACTGTCTTATCCGTCATGTCATATAACTATCCACCGGAAAAATTGAGTGTTTATTTGTCTGATGATGCTGGTTCAGAATTCACATTTTATGCTCTGTTAGAGGCCTCTCATTTCTCAAAGTATTGGATACCGTTCTGCAAAAAATTCGATGTTGAACCAAGGTCACCAGAAGCCTGGTTTGCTAAAAAACTTGGTGAGAAAGATAAAGATACCACTTATACTCAAGCGTGTCTAACTATCAAG aaACAATACCAAGACATGAAAACCCGTATTGAATTGGCCATTGCAAAGGGCAGCATTTCGAAAGAAACAAGGAATCAACACAAGGGATTCTCTGAATGGAATTGTAAAGTAACGAAGCAGGATCACCAGTCAATTGTACAG ATAATAGTCGACGGGAGAGACACAAATGCAGTAGATAAAGAAGGGTGTCAATTGCCAACATTGGTTTACATGGCACGAGAAAAAAGGCCTGGATGCCCTCATAACTTCAAAGCTGGAGCCATGAATGCACTG ATAAGAGTGTCATCAGTGATAAGCAATGGACCTGTGATTCTCAATCTAGACTGTGACATGTACGCAAATGATGGAGACGCAATAAGAGAAGCCTTGTGCTTTTTATTGGATGAAAAAAGAGAACACGAAATTGCTTTTGTGCAGCATCCACAACGTTTTGACAATATCTGCAAAAATGATCTCTATGCAAATTCTTACCTTGTGGTCAATCAG GTCGAGTTAGCCGGGATTGACAGCTATGATGCAGCCTTGTACTGCGGCACCGGATGCTTCCATCGAAGAGAAAGCCTCTGCGGAGCAAAATATCCAAAGGATTATAGGAATATTAATGAGGccaaaaataatgataacagAAGTGTTGATGAATTGGAGAGGGCCTCAAAAGTTCTTGCTAGTTGTAGCTATGAGAAGAACACCCATTGGGGCAAAGAG ATGGGATTGGTGTATGGGTGTGCTGCAGAAGACGTAGTTACGGGCCTGACAATTCAATGCAGAGGATGGAAATCAATGTATTTCAAACCGAACAAACCGGCCTTCTTGGGTGTTGCTCCTGTCACCTTAGACATTGCTCTTGTTCAAATGAAGAGATGGTCTGAGGGAATGTTTcagatatttttatcaaagtaTTGCCCCTTCATTTATGGTCATGGCAAGATCAAATTTGGAGCCCAAATGGGTTACTGCAATTATCTTTTATGGGCTCCCCTCTCCTTGCCTACTCTGTTTTATGTTATTGTTCCTCCTCTTTGCTTGGGCCATGGCATTTCCTTATTTCCAAAG GTGTCAAGCCTATGGTTCATACCATTTGCATATGTTTTCGTAGCCCAGAATGCGTACAGCATATGTGAGGCGCTGAGTTGTGGCCACACACTCAAATCCTGGTGGAATTTACAGAGAATGCAGATCATCCGAAGGACTACTGCATTCTTTTTCGGGTTCGTCGACTGTATTGTCAAGCAAATGGGGCTATCCCAAACAGCATTTGCCATCACCGCCAAGGTGGTGACAGAGGATGTGATGGAGAGGTATGAGCAAGAAATGATGGAGTTTGAAAGCTCGTCCGTCATGTTCACAATTGTTGCAACACTTGCAATGCTCAATCTTTTCAGCTTAATTGGAGGATTCATCGACATCATTTTCCTGGATTTCGGAGCTCTAGGAAATCTGATGTGTCAGATTATTCTTTGCGGATTAATGGTGTTGGTCAATGTTCCCATATATGAAGCTCTCTTCATCCGCAAGGACAAGGGCTGCATGCCATTTTCTGTCATGTTCAAGTCTATGTTTTTGACTTCATTGGCATGCCTGCTGCCTTATGTATAA